A single region of the Streptococcus sanguinis genome encodes:
- a CDS encoding DUF948 domain-containing protein, with protein MIIEIAYALLAVALIIFVIYLTITVKNLGEKAGKMLDETENTIKVLTSDVNVTLHQTNDLLAKVNVLTDDINQKVATIDPLFTAVADLSESVSDLNVQARTLSKKAVSVGKGSVKTTAGLSALRFASKLFKK; from the coding sequence ATGATAATTGAAATTGCTTATGCTTTACTGGCGGTTGCCCTCATTATCTTCGTGATTTACTTGACGATTACTGTCAAAAATCTGGGCGAAAAAGCTGGTAAGATGCTAGATGAAACAGAAAATACCATTAAGGTCTTGACTTCTGATGTCAACGTGACCCTTCACCAAACCAATGATTTGCTGGCCAAGGTCAATGTCTTAACTGATGACATCAATCAAAAAGTCGCAACTATTGATCCTTTGTTTACAGCTGTAGCGGACCTGTCTGAGTCTGTTTCAGATTTAAACGTTCAGGCGCGCACGCTGAGTAAAAAAGCTGTGTCTGTTGGCAAGGGATCTGTCAAGACAACAGCTGGTTTATCTGCTTTGCGTTTTGCTTCAAAATTGTTTAAAAAATAA
- the lgt gene encoding prolipoprotein diacylglyceryl transferase has translation MIDPVAIQLGPISIRWYAICIVTGLVLAVYLAMKEAPRRKIIPDDILDFILVAFPVAIVGARLYYVAFEWDYYGKNLIKIIDFWNGGIAGIAIYGGLIAGAIVLYFFCRRRLIHPVDFLDIAAPSVMIAQSIGRWGNFANHEAYGAAVKSLNYLPSFIRENMYIEGSYRQPTFLYESVWNLIGFILIIVLRRRPKLLRQGEIAAFYLIWYGFGRMIIEGMRTDSLMFAGLRVSQWLSLILIFVGIGIIIYQRKKQAPYYQE, from the coding sequence ATGATTGATCCAGTAGCTATCCAACTAGGGCCTATCAGTATTCGCTGGTATGCCATCTGTATTGTCACAGGCTTAGTATTAGCCGTTTATCTTGCCATGAAAGAGGCTCCGCGTCGGAAGATTATTCCTGATGACATTTTGGATTTTATCCTAGTGGCTTTTCCCGTAGCTATCGTTGGTGCCCGACTTTATTACGTAGCCTTCGAATGGGATTATTACGGTAAGAATCTGATAAAAATCATTGATTTTTGGAATGGTGGAATAGCAGGTATTGCTATTTACGGCGGGCTGATAGCTGGTGCTATCGTTCTCTACTTTTTCTGTCGGAGAAGGCTGATTCATCCGGTTGATTTTCTAGATATCGCAGCACCAAGTGTGATGATTGCTCAAAGTATTGGTCGCTGGGGAAATTTTGCCAACCATGAGGCCTATGGTGCGGCAGTTAAGAGTTTGAACTATCTGCCTAGCTTTATTCGGGAAAATATGTATATCGAAGGCAGCTACAGACAGCCAACCTTCCTCTATGAATCTGTATGGAACCTAATTGGCTTTATCTTGATTATTGTTCTCCGCCGTCGGCCTAAGTTGCTGAGGCAGGGAGAAATCGCTGCTTTCTATCTGATTTGGTATGGTTTTGGTCGGATGATTATTGAGGGGATGCGGACGGACAGCCTCATGTTTGCTGGTCTGCGTGTTTCCCAATGGCTGTCGCTGATTCTTATTTTTGTCGGAATCGGCATCATCATTTACCAAAGAAAAAAGCAAGCCCCTTATTATCAAGAATAA